A region from the Desulfoglaeba alkanexedens ALDC genome encodes:
- a CDS encoding peptide transporter, producing the protein MHDDKELREYRDLLKPPEKFEEGFGWKSIIGAVFIGFLMMPGSMYLGLVIGTGIGPAARWVTIILFAEIAKRAYTRLSQQEVFVLYYMAGAAMASPFSGLLWNQYLVQSEAAMMLGLTQHIPEWIAPQPGSESFVDRTFFHRDWLIPIILMIGFELIQAVDHFGLGYALYRLTSDVEKLPFPMAPVGALGNMALAESTERSETSWKWRIFSIGGVLGLAFGAVYVLVPAASGVILSEPIRILPIPWIELTPATENILPAVATGIQLDLGLLFVGMVLPFWAVIGGAAGFLITLFANPILYDHGILHRWHKGMGTVDTVFANNFDFYMSFSIGLGLAVAVVGIVQVIGSLRKSDMGPFRQRLKDLFKPPPGRGDFNIWIAIGIYVASTTTYVVISSALVPGFPWIFLVAYGFIYTPFISYVSARLEGIAGQFVSLPMVREASFIAASKFFGYHGIGIWYAPIPFHNYGKATVRWREIELTGTSFRSIIKAEILVFPIVMIASLLFSQYIWRLAPIPSNQYPYAQELWHLQALNTLLLQSATLEGYSPFFEALNLNYAAWGFGLGAACYWVLAALNLPVLLIYGVVRGLGQSTPHSIFLEVIGALLGRYYFVKKYGLAWRQYAPVLLAGFSCGMGLMGMLAMGFTLIMRSLGSLAY; encoded by the coding sequence ATGCACGACGACAAGGAACTCAGGGAATATCGAGACCTGCTGAAGCCGCCCGAAAAATTTGAGGAAGGCTTCGGCTGGAAATCGATCATCGGAGCCGTTTTTATCGGCTTTCTCATGATGCCGGGCTCCATGTACCTGGGGCTGGTGATCGGGACAGGCATCGGCCCGGCCGCCCGCTGGGTCACCATCATTCTTTTTGCCGAAATCGCCAAGCGCGCCTACACGCGCCTTAGCCAGCAGGAAGTCTTCGTTCTCTACTACATGGCGGGCGCGGCCATGGCGTCCCCCTTTTCGGGGCTTCTCTGGAACCAGTACCTGGTCCAGTCGGAAGCGGCCATGATGCTGGGGCTCACCCAACACATCCCCGAATGGATCGCCCCGCAGCCCGGTTCGGAATCCTTCGTGGATCGGACCTTCTTCCACCGCGACTGGCTCATCCCTATCATCCTCATGATCGGTTTCGAACTGATCCAGGCGGTGGATCACTTTGGGCTCGGCTACGCCCTCTACCGGCTGACCTCCGACGTGGAAAAACTTCCCTTCCCCATGGCTCCTGTGGGTGCGTTGGGTAACATGGCACTGGCCGAATCCACGGAACGGTCGGAAACCAGCTGGAAGTGGCGGATCTTTTCCATCGGGGGTGTGCTGGGGCTTGCCTTCGGAGCGGTCTACGTGCTGGTCCCGGCGGCCTCGGGGGTGATCCTTTCGGAACCGATCCGGATCCTGCCCATTCCCTGGATCGAACTGACGCCGGCCACCGAAAACATTCTTCCGGCCGTGGCCACGGGCATCCAGCTGGACCTGGGACTCCTCTTCGTGGGCATGGTGTTGCCCTTTTGGGCGGTGATCGGCGGGGCCGCCGGCTTTCTGATCACCCTCTTCGCCAACCCCATCCTGTACGACCACGGGATCCTCCACCGCTGGCACAAGGGCATGGGCACCGTGGACACTGTTTTTGCCAACAATTTCGACTTTTACATGAGCTTCAGCATCGGGTTGGGGCTGGCCGTGGCCGTGGTGGGCATCGTCCAGGTGATCGGGAGCCTCAGAAAAAGCGACATGGGGCCGTTTCGGCAACGGCTGAAGGATCTTTTCAAGCCGCCGCCCGGGCGGGGGGACTTCAACATCTGGATCGCCATCGGTATCTACGTGGCATCGACAACCACCTACGTCGTCATTTCGTCGGCCCTGGTCCCGGGCTTTCCCTGGATTTTTCTGGTGGCCTACGGCTTCATCTACACGCCGTTCATTTCCTATGTTTCCGCCCGGCTGGAAGGGATCGCCGGCCAGTTCGTGAGCCTGCCCATGGTGAGGGAAGCCAGCTTCATCGCGGCGTCCAAGTTTTTCGGCTACCACGGGATCGGGATTTGGTATGCCCCCATCCCGTTTCACAACTACGGAAAGGCGACGGTCCGCTGGCGCGAAATCGAACTCACGGGGACCAGCTTCAGGAGCATCATCAAGGCGGAGATCCTGGTCTTCCCCATCGTGATGATCGCGAGCCTTCTTTTTTCCCAGTACATTTGGCGGCTTGCCCCCATCCCTTCCAACCAGTACCCGTATGCCCAGGAACTCTGGCACCTCCAGGCCCTCAATACTCTCCTCCTCCAGAGCGCCACCCTCGAGGGGTATTCGCCCTTTTTCGAAGCATTGAACCTGAACTACGCCGCGTGGGGGTTCGGCCTGGGGGCCGCCTGTTACTGGGTCCTGGCGGCGCTCAACCTGCCGGTGCTCCTCATCTACGGGGTCGTCCGCGGACTGGGGCAGTCCACGCCGCACAGCATCTTCCTGGAAGTGATCGGAGCGCTCCTCGGCCGGTACTATTTTGTGAAAAAATACGGGCTCGCCTGGCGCCAGTACGCACCGGTGCTCCTTGCCGGCTTTTCGTGCGGCATGGGACTCATGGGCATGCTCGCCATGGGGTTCACGCTGATCATGCGTTCCCTTGGAAGTCTCGCCTACTGA
- a CDS encoding gamma carbonic anhydrase family protein, which translates to MLYKFDGKQPVVGKNSYVSDIASVIGDVVIGDNCYIGHGAILRGDYGRIEIGDGTAVEEGVIFHAPPNDVNRIGKKVTIGHGAVVHGKHIGDQAVIGMGAVISILAEIGESAIVAEGSIVKVKQIIPPKVVAAGNPAKIVRELTDKDQEFWNWAKQLYIDLAKKYLDVGMEPIDNR; encoded by the coding sequence ATGCTCTATAAATTTGACGGAAAGCAACCGGTAGTTGGAAAAAACTCATATGTCAGTGACATTGCAAGTGTCATCGGTGATGTCGTCATAGGAGACAACTGCTATATTGGGCATGGTGCCATTTTAAGAGGTGATTATGGAAGAATTGAAATAGGGGATGGGACAGCGGTAGAAGAAGGAGTAATCTTTCACGCTCCACCTAACGATGTGAACAGAATCGGGAAAAAAGTTACTATTGGCCACGGCGCTGTGGTGCACGGGAAACACATTGGCGATCAAGCGGTTATCGGCATGGGGGCCGTAATCAGTATTTTGGCTGAAATTGGAGAATCGGCGATTGTAGCAGAAGGAAGTATTGTAAAGGTTAAGCAAATAATTCCACCGAAAGTAGTCGCCGCTGGAAATCCAGCCAAGATTGTACGAGAACTAACTGATAAAGATCAAGAATTTTGGAATTGGGCCAAACAGCTTTATATTGATCTGGCTAAGAAGTATCTGGATGTTGGAATGGAGCCGATAGACAACAGGTAA
- a CDS encoding alginate export family protein: MSKTLANSVVVLLLFSAWLPVSWADPRLADADPVLTMGAGMRYRYEFQDDFNQKFYGRNPPAGTTDDGFLLGRFRAGIDWYPVADIHVALWGQHAVCWDSSMKDEDFYNASFRREDNPNKDYLELYTTYIEFNHLFAQSLSLRVGRQLVSYGDCRIFGPGEWGNTGRWIWDAAKLSWRFDRGFVDLFYGRTMLHDVNTFSLNHRHGFEGLGGYGHVDLVQRPFLIAFEPTFFTKDDRHDNYTGETMMYVADGAGGATFLRRTGDIDSWYVGGRLYGRDIHGFDFDFTFLREAGDFAGDDLDAYGWHAMVGYHLPLPWKPFATLQYSYASGDDDPADGDHETFSGAFGARDRMYGRMNLFHWRNLKDYEAGLELKPHKKVRMEAGFHKFLLAEKADAWYLNPKAYRDPTGGSGDEVGRELDIITTWEPSPNNVLMAGYGHFWPDEFARKMASDTEADWVFLQWEYTFGKTLVAREN; the protein is encoded by the coding sequence ATGAGTAAAACGCTCGCCAATTCGGTCGTAGTGCTCCTGCTGTTCTCTGCCTGGCTGCCGGTATCGTGGGCAGATCCCCGCCTCGCAGACGCCGATCCGGTGCTGACTATGGGCGCCGGGATGCGCTATCGTTATGAGTTTCAGGACGATTTCAACCAAAAGTTTTACGGCAGGAATCCGCCCGCCGGCACCACAGACGACGGTTTTCTGCTCGGCCGTTTTCGGGCCGGGATTGACTGGTATCCCGTCGCCGATATCCATGTTGCCCTCTGGGGTCAGCACGCCGTGTGCTGGGACTCGAGCATGAAAGACGAGGATTTCTACAACGCTTCTTTCCGCCGTGAAGACAACCCCAACAAGGATTACCTGGAGCTATACACCACCTACATCGAGTTCAATCATCTCTTCGCACAATCGCTTTCCCTACGGGTTGGACGGCAGCTTGTGAGCTACGGCGACTGCCGCATATTCGGTCCCGGCGAGTGGGGCAATACGGGCCGCTGGATCTGGGATGCCGCCAAGCTGTCGTGGCGATTCGACCGAGGCTTCGTCGATCTTTTCTACGGCCGTACCATGCTCCATGACGTGAATACCTTCAGTCTCAATCACCGGCACGGCTTTGAAGGCCTTGGCGGTTACGGGCACGTCGATCTGGTGCAAAGGCCTTTTCTCATCGCCTTTGAGCCGACGTTCTTCACCAAGGATGATCGGCATGACAACTATACCGGCGAGACGATGATGTATGTTGCTGATGGTGCCGGCGGTGCGACGTTCCTCCGCCGGACCGGCGATATCGATTCCTGGTATGTCGGGGGGCGGTTGTACGGTCGGGATATCCACGGCTTCGATTTCGATTTCACCTTCTTGCGTGAGGCGGGTGATTTCGCCGGTGACGATCTCGACGCCTACGGCTGGCACGCGATGGTGGGATATCACCTGCCGCTGCCGTGGAAGCCGTTTGCAACCCTGCAATACAGCTATGCCTCGGGTGATGACGATCCCGCCGACGGCGACCACGAAACCTTTTCCGGGGCCTTCGGCGCCCGCGACCGGATGTACGGCCGGATGAACCTCTTTCATTGGCGGAACCTGAAGGATTACGAGGCCGGGCTGGAGCTGAAGCCGCACAAGAAGGTGAGGATGGAGGCTGGATTTCACAAGTTTCTTCTCGCCGAGAAGGCAGACGCCTGGTATCTGAACCCGAAGGCGTACCGTGACCCCACCGGCGGCAGCGGCGACGAGGTGGGCCGTGAGCTGGATATCATCACCACCTGGGAACCGAGTCCCAACAACGTCCTGATGGCCGGCTACGGTCATTTCTGGCCGGATGAATTCGCCCGGAAGATGGCGTCCGACACCGAAGCCGATTGGGTGTTTCTCCAGTGGGAATACACCTTCGGCAAGACCTTGGTCGCCCGGGAGAACTGA
- the modA gene encoding molybdate ABC transporter substrate-binding protein yields the protein MVLVISWLAGGLPATAGEKELLFHAGVGQRSSLNEIKEIWEKRYPDQRVNFSYKGSGYFIADLTRSRQGDLFMPGEEFYLLQAKERGFVDNYNPATDIPAYFVTVIITPRGNPAKIHKIEDFARPGVRVGLGNPRSCAIGLWHEKIFKKAGIWDQVQKNATLSAKCIPELGNAAQHKAIDATIVWSTTAVLYLRDVEIVPIEPRYRGIVRLPVATLTCARYKEEAKQLKAFILSPEGRRIFHKHAYVITPNIPVDAQGFCLDDATDADMRYLVNAARAVKDETFPVTPETVGDLIEEVERQRKTLRSGS from the coding sequence GTGGTGCTGGTCATTTCCTGGCTCGCCGGCGGCCTGCCGGCGACGGCAGGCGAAAAGGAACTGCTGTTCCATGCCGGCGTCGGGCAACGCTCATCCCTCAACGAGATCAAAGAGATCTGGGAAAAACGGTACCCGGACCAGCGGGTCAACTTCTCCTACAAGGGTTCCGGGTATTTTATCGCCGACCTGACCCGGTCGCGGCAGGGCGACCTGTTCATGCCCGGCGAGGAGTTTTACCTGTTGCAGGCCAAGGAACGCGGTTTCGTCGATAACTACAATCCCGCAACCGACATTCCGGCCTATTTCGTCACCGTTATCATCACCCCGCGGGGCAATCCCGCCAAGATTCACAAGATCGAGGATTTCGCCCGTCCGGGGGTGCGCGTGGGGCTGGGCAACCCGCGTTCCTGCGCCATCGGCCTGTGGCATGAAAAGATCTTCAAGAAGGCCGGCATCTGGGATCAGGTCCAAAAGAACGCCACCTTAAGCGCGAAATGCATTCCCGAGCTGGGCAACGCCGCCCAGCACAAGGCCATCGATGCCACCATTGTATGGTCGACCACCGCGGTGCTCTATCTGCGGGATGTGGAGATCGTTCCCATCGAGCCGCGCTACCGGGGCATCGTCCGGCTGCCGGTGGCGACCCTGACCTGTGCGCGGTACAAAGAGGAGGCAAAACAACTCAAGGCTTTCATCCTTTCCCCTGAGGGGCGGCGGATATTCCACAAGCACGCCTACGTCATCACTCCGAACATCCCGGTGGACGCGCAGGGCTTCTGCCTTGACGATGCCACCGATGCCGATATGCGCTATCTGGTCAACGCGGCCCGGGCGGTGAAGGACGAAACCTTTCCGGTGACGCCGGAAACCGTTGGTGACCTCATCGAAGAGGTGGAACGGCAGCGCAAAACCTTGCGCTCGGGGTCGTGA
- a CDS encoding ABC transporter permease has product MGAGKSAAAGSAPVMPPRFRPRGAFRGRWWPAVAGGCILLVVVFYLTMVVSNWIYLGWSDTVYFFSQPRMWQRFWLTVWTSSVSTSISLLFGIPAGYALSRFSFPCRNLFAAVIDLPIVVSPAVVGAFLFGITTRFPFDLVSSHYDIYIGRNVYGVLLVQFTVTCAFCARLMKATFDMIPPRFETVSRSLGASNFRTFFKVVLPLAKNGIMASMFVVWARAAAEWEGLMLFVGASEGKTDIMPFAIYLDWNGGMMGWVVSMTIVCILMAVTAMAAMRLIGGKAMSGDVSAPVATASRCGVGDRLLFKAFFGSFVGFLFCFSAWLFLSNIDQLFVTEAARETRELLAWDDNREIMNRFAGGFWRDPYFWKSLNLTLMITVITTAIAAVLGIPAAYALSRYPIRGKWFIEILFSSVIVIPASSVGLCLIVMFNYGPLWKLQQHLGFRFAHSIFPGMIIASFVLSFALGLSAWKATFESINPRFEHVARSLGSSRWRAFRTVTLPLAKSGLIAGIILAWTRAMAEFGAVLFFCGTFRELPPERFSAFEQALHIDRADWLSVAVWAQIEFGNVEYGFALAYILVLIGGVSVYVMHRIGAKGYVW; this is encoded by the coding sequence ATGGGTGCCGGGAAATCGGCAGCGGCCGGATCCGCGCCTGTGATGCCGCCCCGCTTCCGTCCCCGCGGCGCTTTCCGCGGTCGCTGGTGGCCGGCGGTGGCCGGCGGCTGCATCCTGCTGGTCGTCGTCTTTTACCTTACCATGGTGGTCAGCAACTGGATCTATCTCGGTTGGAGTGACACGGTTTACTTCTTTTCCCAGCCGCGGATGTGGCAGCGTTTCTGGCTCACGGTCTGGACCTCGAGTGTGTCAACATCCATTTCCCTGCTTTTCGGTATCCCCGCGGGCTATGCTTTGTCGCGCTTTTCCTTTCCGTGTCGCAATCTCTTTGCCGCGGTTATCGATCTTCCCATCGTTGTCTCCCCGGCGGTGGTCGGTGCGTTCCTGTTCGGCATCACCACCCGCTTTCCCTTCGATCTTGTAAGCAGCCATTACGATATCTACATCGGTCGCAATGTCTACGGCGTCCTCCTGGTGCAGTTCACCGTTACCTGTGCCTTCTGTGCCCGGCTGATGAAAGCGACCTTCGATATGATTCCGCCGCGGTTCGAGACCGTATCGCGCTCGCTTGGGGCCTCCAACTTCCGCACCTTCTTCAAGGTGGTGCTGCCGCTGGCCAAGAACGGCATCATGGCCAGTATGTTCGTCGTTTGGGCGCGGGCCGCGGCCGAGTGGGAAGGACTCATGCTTTTCGTCGGTGCCTCGGAAGGGAAAACCGATATCATGCCGTTCGCAATCTATCTGGATTGGAACGGCGGCATGATGGGCTGGGTGGTATCCATGACCATCGTCTGTATCCTCATGGCGGTTACCGCCATGGCCGCCATGCGTCTGATCGGGGGAAAAGCCATGTCTGGTGATGTTTCGGCACCGGTAGCGACCGCATCGCGTTGTGGTGTCGGTGACCGTTTGCTCTTCAAGGCCTTCTTCGGCAGCTTCGTCGGCTTTCTCTTTTGCTTTAGCGCCTGGCTGTTTCTCAGTAACATCGATCAGTTGTTCGTTACCGAGGCGGCGCGCGAAACCCGGGAGCTGCTGGCCTGGGATGATAACCGTGAGATTATGAACCGCTTCGCCGGCGGTTTCTGGCGCGATCCCTATTTCTGGAAATCGCTCAATCTTACCCTGATGATCACCGTCATTACCACCGCCATCGCCGCCGTTCTCGGCATTCCGGCGGCCTATGCCCTCAGCCGCTACCCCATTCGAGGGAAGTGGTTTATCGAGATCCTGTTCTCTTCCGTCATCGTCATTCCCGCCTCTTCGGTGGGCCTGTGTCTGATCGTCATGTTCAACTACGGTCCGCTGTGGAAACTTCAGCAGCACCTGGGCTTTCGCTTCGCCCACAGCATCTTTCCGGGGATGATCATCGCTTCCTTCGTGCTCTCCTTTGCCCTCGGGCTGAGCGCCTGGAAGGCGACCTTCGAAAGCATCAATCCGCGTTTCGAGCATGTCGCCCGCTCCCTGGGCAGCAGCCGCTGGCGCGCCTTCCGCACCGTCACCCTGCCGCTGGCAAAGAGCGGCCTGATTGCGGGTATCATACTTGCCTGGACGCGGGCGATGGCGGAGTTCGGTGCGGTGCTCTTCTTTTGTGGTACCTTTCGTGAACTACCCCCCGAGCGCTTCAGTGCCTTCGAACAGGCGCTGCATATCGACCGGGCCGACTGGCTGTCGGTGGCTGTCTGGGCACAGATCGAGTTCGGTAATGTCGAATATGGCTTCGCCCTGGCGTACATCTTGGTGCTTATCGGCGGGGTGTCGGTCTATGTTATGCACCGCATCGGCGCCAAGGGATATGTCTGGTAG
- a CDS encoding ABC transporter ATP-binding protein, producing MIEIRNLFGTLGEFRLENINLTVKDGEYFVLLGPTGAGKTVLIEYIVGMYRQERGGILLDGEDITPLFPEERNIAYVPQDYALFPNLNVERNIAYGLEARRLPAAEIAAIVDRIVDQLRIGGIRKRLPQFLSGGEKQRVALGRALAIRPTVVLLDEPLSALDENLRTNTARELRRLQRETGATFMHVCHNFEEAADVADRIAIMESGRVVQTGTIAEIAANPRDEFTARFMKTRNLYEGVADGMHVVVGGLKLKLPGRGVGLGGKLVVGIRPENVKLWPAGASAAGGGETENCYTGVVRQVTWRPHGTEVTVDIGVPLVAFCGRDVFCTCGDTVAVCLPAESLIVISRG from the coding sequence ATGATCGAGATCCGCAATTTATTCGGTACCCTGGGTGAATTCCGTCTGGAGAATATCAATCTCACCGTGAAGGATGGCGAATATTTCGTGCTCCTTGGTCCCACCGGCGCCGGCAAGACCGTACTGATCGAATACATCGTCGGGATGTACCGCCAGGAGCGCGGCGGCATCCTGCTGGATGGCGAAGACATCACGCCGCTTTTCCCCGAGGAACGCAATATCGCTTATGTGCCGCAGGATTACGCCCTGTTTCCCAACCTGAACGTGGAGCGCAACATCGCCTACGGGCTGGAAGCGCGCCGACTGCCGGCCGCGGAGATAGCGGCAATCGTCGACCGGATTGTCGACCAGCTGCGAATCGGGGGTATTCGAAAGCGGCTCCCGCAGTTTCTCAGCGGCGGCGAGAAACAACGGGTGGCCCTGGGACGGGCGCTGGCCATCCGGCCGACGGTGGTGTTGCTAGACGAGCCGCTGTCGGCGTTGGATGAGAATCTGCGCACCAATACGGCACGCGAGTTGCGCCGCCTGCAGCGGGAAACCGGGGCGACCTTTATGCATGTATGCCACAATTTTGAAGAGGCCGCCGATGTCGCCGACCGGATTGCCATCATGGAATCCGGCCGCGTGGTGCAGACGGGTACCATCGCCGAGATCGCCGCCAACCCGCGCGATGAATTCACCGCCCGTTTCATGAAAACACGCAACCTGTATGAAGGCGTGGCCGACGGCATGCACGTTGTAGTTGGCGGGCTCAAATTGAAACTGCCCGGGCGTGGTGTGGGGCTCGGGGGAAAACTCGTGGTTGGTATCCGCCCGGAAAACGTCAAGCTGTGGCCTGCAGGTGCGTCTGCCGCCGGTGGCGGGGAGACGGAAAACTGTTATACCGGCGTCGTCCGCCAGGTCACCTGGCGGCCCCACGGCACCGAGGTGACGGTGGACATTGGAGTGCCGCTGGTCGCCTTCTGCGGCCGCGATGTGTTCTGTACCTGCGGCGATACCGTCGCCGTGTGCCTGCCTGCCGAATCTCTCATCGTGATATCCCGGGGGTGA
- a CDS encoding aldehyde ferredoxin oxidoreductase family protein, whose product MDKILRIDMSAEGGPGISEQPLGEYAGLGGRALTSAIVSKEVPPTCHPLSAQNKLVIAPGLLSGTTGAMTGRISMGCKSPLTGGIKEANAGGQASQVLARLGYAAIVIEGKPQGDDLYKVLINKDGVKIVSDNGLKGLGNYKTVEKLREEHGDKIAVISIGPAGEMKLAAATVACTDPELRPTRHAARGGVGAVMGAKRVKVIVLDDTGLKMRSPKDPEAYKEANKRFVEGLRKHPVTGEGLPAYGTNVLTNVINEAGAYPTYNFKEGRFAGAAKISGETLAETEKARGGIPTHGCHRGCVIRCSGVYVDKDGHYLTKQPEYETVWAHGGNCGIDDLDAIAQMDFLDDDIGVDTIEMGATIGVAMEAGLAKFGDAQAAIELVKEVGKGTPLGRILGSGAAVTGKVFGIERVPVVKGQAMPAYDPRAVKGMGVTFATSTMGADHTAGYAVVTNILKIGGDVDPLSPQGQVELSRNLQIATAAIDSTGMCLFIAFAILDQPDTFQALIDMINAFYGLSMTADDVTALGKKVLEMERDFNRRAGFTAQQDRLPDFMKKEPISPHNVTFDIPDEELDKVFSW is encoded by the coding sequence ATGGACAAGATACTGCGAATCGACATGAGCGCGGAAGGCGGCCCCGGTATTTCGGAGCAGCCGCTGGGCGAATACGCCGGACTCGGCGGCAGAGCGCTCACTTCGGCCATTGTGTCCAAGGAAGTCCCCCCCACCTGCCATCCACTGTCGGCGCAGAACAAGCTGGTGATCGCTCCGGGGCTTCTTAGCGGGACCACGGGAGCCATGACCGGGCGGATTTCGATGGGCTGCAAGAGCCCGCTGACGGGCGGCATCAAGGAAGCCAACGCCGGGGGCCAGGCATCGCAGGTGCTGGCGCGCCTGGGCTATGCGGCCATCGTTATCGAAGGCAAGCCGCAGGGCGACGACCTGTACAAGGTTCTGATCAACAAGGACGGCGTGAAGATCGTCTCCGACAACGGGCTGAAAGGCCTTGGAAACTACAAGACCGTCGAAAAACTGCGAGAGGAGCACGGAGACAAGATCGCGGTGATTTCCATCGGGCCGGCCGGAGAGATGAAGCTTGCCGCGGCGACGGTGGCCTGCACCGACCCGGAACTCCGGCCGACACGCCATGCGGCCCGAGGCGGCGTGGGGGCCGTTATGGGGGCTAAAAGGGTCAAGGTGATCGTTTTGGACGACACGGGTCTGAAGATGCGTTCGCCCAAGGACCCTGAAGCTTACAAGGAAGCCAACAAGCGCTTCGTCGAGGGCCTTCGCAAGCACCCCGTGACCGGCGAAGGGCTGCCCGCCTACGGCACGAACGTGCTCACCAACGTGATCAACGAAGCCGGGGCCTATCCGACTTACAACTTCAAGGAAGGCCGCTTCGCCGGTGCGGCGAAGATCAGCGGCGAAACCCTGGCGGAGACGGAAAAGGCCCGGGGCGGGATTCCCACTCACGGGTGCCACCGGGGCTGCGTAATCCGCTGCTCGGGCGTCTACGTGGACAAGGACGGCCACTATCTGACCAAGCAGCCCGAATATGAAACGGTGTGGGCCCACGGCGGAAACTGCGGCATCGATGACCTGGATGCCATCGCACAGATGGACTTCCTTGATGACGACATCGGAGTCGACACCATCGAGATGGGCGCCACCATCGGGGTGGCGATGGAAGCGGGGCTGGCCAAGTTCGGCGATGCCCAAGCCGCCATCGAGCTGGTGAAGGAAGTGGGCAAAGGCACGCCGCTCGGGCGGATCCTGGGAAGCGGGGCGGCCGTGACCGGGAAGGTATTCGGGATCGAACGGGTCCCCGTGGTGAAGGGCCAGGCCATGCCGGCCTACGATCCCCGGGCCGTTAAGGGGATGGGCGTCACGTTCGCCACCAGCACCATGGGGGCGGACCACACGGCGGGCTACGCTGTGGTGACCAACATCCTCAAGATCGGCGGCGACGTAGACCCTTTGAGTCCCCAGGGGCAGGTGGAGCTTTCCCGGAACCTGCAAATCGCCACCGCAGCCATCGATTCCACGGGGATGTGCCTTTTCATCGCCTTCGCCATCCTGGACCAGCCCGACACCTTCCAGGCGCTCATCGACATGATCAACGCCTTCTACGGGCTCTCCATGACGGCCGACGACGTGACGGCCCTGGGCAAAAAGGTGTTGGAAATGGAACGGGACTTCAACCGTCGAGCGGGTTTCACGGCGCAGCAGGACCGGCTGCCGGACTTCATGAAGAAAGAACCCATCTCCCCGCACAACGTCACCTTCGACATCCCGGACGAGGAACTGGACAAGGTCTTTTCTTGGTGA
- the tesB gene encoding acyl-CoA thioesterase II: MKNHGDRDFLGELIQLLKLEKIEENLFRGQSQDLGFAALFGGQVLGQALSAASQTVPDERRVHSLHAYFMLPGDARLPIVYQVDRIRDGTSFTTRHVVAIQKGRALFSMSASFQVAEPGYDHQDRMPPDLPPPEGLESDLEMARQVSERIPPHIRDRILCPRPIEIRQVNPNNPFAPERREPRRFAWFRAKGSVPDDPALHRYLLAYASDFGLVATSLYPHGRSYWQPTMQVASLDHAMWFHRDFRINDWLLYAMESPTAAGARGLSFGRIFTRDGSLVAVVAQEGLIRDRAGLG, from the coding sequence ATGAAGAATCATGGAGACAGAGATTTTCTTGGGGAGCTGATTCAGCTGCTCAAGCTTGAAAAAATCGAAGAGAACCTTTTTCGTGGCCAAAGTCAGGACCTGGGCTTCGCGGCCTTGTTCGGCGGCCAGGTACTCGGCCAGGCCCTGTCGGCGGCATCCCAGACCGTGCCCGACGAACGCCGAGTCCACAGCCTGCATGCCTATTTCATGCTGCCCGGTGATGCCCGCCTTCCCATCGTGTACCAGGTGGACCGCATCCGTGACGGCACCAGCTTCACCACCCGCCACGTGGTGGCGATCCAGAAGGGCCGGGCGCTGTTTTCCATGTCGGCCTCCTTCCAGGTGGCCGAACCGGGATACGATCACCAGGATCGCATGCCGCCGGACCTGCCGCCACCAGAGGGGCTGGAGTCGGATCTGGAGATGGCGCGGCAGGTCTCCGAACGGATTCCGCCCCACATTCGCGACCGGATCCTTTGCCCCCGGCCCATCGAGATCCGCCAGGTGAATCCGAACAATCCCTTTGCACCGGAGCGCCGGGAGCCGCGTCGCTTCGCCTGGTTTCGCGCCAAGGGAAGCGTGCCGGACGACCCGGCCCTCCATCGCTATCTGCTGGCCTATGCTTCGGACTTCGGCCTGGTCGCCACCAGCCTCTACCCCCACGGCCGCAGCTACTGGCAACCCACGATGCAGGTGGCCAGCCTGGACCATGCCATGTGGTTCCACCGTGATTTTCGCATCAATGATTGGCTCCTCTACGCCATGGAAAGTCCTACGGCGGCCGGAGCCAGGGGCCTGAGCTTCGGGCGCATTTTCACTCGCGACGGCTCCTTGGTGGCGGTGGTCGCTCAGGAAGGGTTGATCCGGGATCGGGCGGGACTGGGATAA